TGGCATATTTGAAAGTTCAAGCTgctctttcaaaaataaatatgtgtgGCCTACAATCTCATCTATGTCATTGTCCAGTGCAAAGATATGTTTACCAACATATAAAGCTGCAAATCTCCTGAAGATTAAGCAATAATCAAAGTTAAACTTAACAACGATGATGagaataaaacaattttgaaataacGTAAGCAATAAGCTATAATGTGATAAGAACTATGTTACTCAGAAATCGGGTGTGAATGTTGGATAAGGATGTATGTCTATGCTTGagtttttctaagtttttcatgtatttgaagggTTCCTTAATATGTGCTGGAGATGGGTGTTAGATACAGACACTTCAAGTAAAATGAAGAGTCGGAGCAACATAGGATTGCACTGCAAAACCTAATCATGGGATGTTCAGAAGATCCTAGGAGAACAAGTAAATTAACCTTGAATGTTTTACTAGGGAATCATCGCCTTTTGATACCCAAATTGTTTAAAAGCATCTCCAAAAAATTTATACTTGAGATACTTAAAAAGAAGTCAAATACAACAACACTGTAGTCAGCTCAGTACATATTTTCTTCAGGATCTCACTAGCTACAAGTGATAGACTGCTTTTATCTTTCTATACCTCCTCAAATCATTTGCAAAACATAAACTTGAGAAGAAGTAAGCCTGCGATGTTTCAGTTAAAAGGTTTTGACAACATACTAATCTTTGTTAAGTAAAAACCAGAAATACCGAGAAGTTAAGTTTCATTGAACACATTATAAACCAGAAAATACCGAGTAATGCAAGGAAGGATTAACCTTAGTTCaggaggaaaagaaagaaggggAAAAGCAGAAAAAGCATAAGCACAAAAAACCACACTGCAAATTTATTCAACCTTTTGCTTAGACCTTGAGGAATAGGTCCAGGCCACCTTTTAGCTTGGCTAGCTGACGGAAATGTCCTCATTAGAGCAGCTTGCCACAAGCATTCTCCGAGAAACAAGCTGGCCCACTGTTTTTTGACACAAGATATTTGAGCCCACTCTGAAACTGGCAGTCTgatgaaaatttcaattagGAGATGATCAGGAAGCCTTCCAAACGAATTACCAACCAATGTTAGAGTGTCACTATCCCTATTATCGGTCATTACAGTTCTGCAAAGCAAAAGTCAACTTCTAGcgattaattttccaaaaaagaGTAGGACCACGGACAGCAAATGAAGTGGAATATTGTTCATAATAAAATGTCATTAGCTACCATTCCCACTGGAAGTCAGAAGTCTGAAAAACATTATTCTTGATGGCAACATAAGAGAGAAAGTAGAGTCCCGGTTTAATAATACCATGTTAAGTTATACTGATTCGACTTTTCAGCTTTCTTGAAGTAGATGTCCCCAAAGCCCATTTTATACGCATTTTCAAACAATGGTACAGAGATACATGAAAAGAACTTAGagaaaaattgaacatatatgAATGTATATGTGGGACAGATACCCACATCTGACACTCACTCATAGATGTTACGATTAAGCAGAAAAAAGGAAATGATATTAACCATTAGAGAGCAAGTATACTCAAAAAATCCCTTCAAAACTAGTAAGAACAAGTTTAGATTATGAGAGACTTACAAGAGCCagtaaaaagggaaaaaaattagtAACTGCAGACATAGAAGCACAATAGTTGCATCTACACCAGGGCTCACGAAACTAAAgatgagtttggatgggcggtgcatttacctgcggttagtgtaaaaacagtggtggtggtgagattagatactgtagcgatactgtagcgtgagacaaaaagtaagctaaacgcaccacaccccgcacccaatcgcccatccaaacccaccctaagacACCCTCAATCAACAAGGAAAGCACTAAGCTACTATTGCCACGGATTTTCAACCAACATCTCTGATTAAGACATCTTAACCAAATCATTTATACTGAAATAAGTTTCACTCATCAGAGCTTATTAGACTGAACTAGCTGACAATCATGTTGCCAAACCCGTCAAGTAATTGCATGCAAATTTGATGCGTCCAATCTATTTTCCAAGTATATGAAGGAACTTGAATCTCAGAGTTCAATCCATGATGGACCAATAGGTTTGTTAATGAAGCAACGAAACAGAAACCTTATTGGGTTCGAATCTGTAAACATTCTACAAGAAAACAACTAACGTGGGGAAAAGTAACATATTTCACAATTAAATGTTCCCACAATTCTCTATTCCTTGAAATTCAGAGTACCGAAGAAGAAAGCAACATGTGATTAATGATGAATAGATTGAACTAGAATGAACCGTTTTATGAAGATAGGGACCTAATAAAGCGATTAAAACATGACCAACTCCTTTGATTTAATCTGAAAGCATTCTAATTTGAACAATGAGTAAACCAAAAAGCGTGATGACTGTAAACAAAGAAATGGTAATTTGCTTTTTGGCTGAGAGTTAGCACCGATTGAACTTTATACAGtaaacaaaacaatcaaattcaatcttactcaaaaaagataaaagttCAAAAGGAAACGTGGAAATTGAGATAACGAAGAAAGAATCTTGATGACAAGCAAAATCtcatcaatattaaaaaaaaaaaaaaacctctaatACAAAATCAGTCACATGTTAACGATGgtagtaaaaattaataaaattaaaaagaaattaacacAAACCCATTATCTGAAAAACAAACTTTAGAGAAATCACAACAGAGTCGAATTAtgattaaaaagaaacaaaacccaacttttTGTTTCGATCATTACCCatcaaaaaccaaaatttagccccGCAACCATAAGTTCACCAATAAAAAccagaaaataaaggaaattaaGAACTATAATAACTAAGAAATGCAAGTAGAAAGAAGAATGGGGAGTTGAGTTCATTGCACTAAATAACTAATACTACCATTTAGTACATAAAAATAGTGTATAACAATTATTACACAGAAGAACTTTATTGCATAAGAGATGaaaaggaattaaaaaagaaaaatcacctGGGTTGGCTGTGCTTCAAGTCTTCAGCTGAAGAACACAATGGGTTGAAACTTTGAAGAGAAAGAGATGCTGACTTCAAACCTCAAatagaaatgaaacaaaaaaaaaaaaggggtaaaAAATTACttactaaaagaaataaataatcaaataagtgAATTAAAGGGCTTTCTTTTAAATAgcccaaaagaattaattaattataaaaataatttaaggaaaaaattatatacgaaaatgacttgaaatatACTGTAGCAATCGGTGCTGCTTGATATATTGGTGGCACCACCTCCTCATTATGAATCAAtcattgatttaaaaaaaaaattgggtgtCGTCACTTTGTTAGGCGGCACCGATATTGTTTTTTTGAAATACTCGTGAAAAATACATACAGGTATTCATTGtggagaaaaatatatttttttgaatggATGCCACCGGTTTGTCAAGAGACACGGGtagaagttaaaaaaaaaatttttaataggtaTCAATGGTGTGTCAAGTGACAAATgtgagaatttaaaaaaaaaagtaaaactgaacaaaaaatgaaaagaaacaattgaaataaaaaatcgaaaaaataaatgggGAAGCTCATGACCAACGCTTGCTTCATAGGTGGTGTCTTCTTGACTTGCTAGTGCCACCATCAatggattgaaaattttagaaaagaaaaactaaatacaAATAGAAATTGAATATGAAGAATTTTGAAGaactcaataaaaaaatatgaaaaagaaaagtttaaatgaatttttattaaaaaaataacattataaaacttagaaaattgaaaaatgtgtgGTGCTCGTACAATTACATTTATGAGGCATcttgaaatggaaaaataattCGGGTTAGTAATGACACTTATTCTactcttatttttaattgtgtttgTTTATGGGAACCCATTAGACAGAAAATGAGGAAGCTCTAGTAGGGGCTTAGCTCGGTTGTTCCTACTGCTGATATCCCTTGGGCAGCTATCGGAGATTTTAATCCTTACTTACCTCTAATGATAAGAAGGAGGGAGTAGGGTTGGTATAGGATGTTCCTTATTTGGTGAATTTCTTAAGAAGGCCAATCTGCATGATTTGGGGTTTAAGGGCCCTTTCTTTTACTTGGCATCGGGGAGCTACTTTTGAGAGGCTTGATAGAGCAATTGGGAACAATGCTTGGATTAGAACTTTTCCTAGTTGTTCAATCACTCACCTTTATAAGCTTAAATCAAATCACAAGCATATGTTTTTCTCCCCCAAACCAAGGATTTTATTACCTAGGAAGCGTCCTTTTAGATTTCTAGCCGAATAGGTGGAGCATcctaattttttgaaatttgtcaAAGATAAATGGTTCTTCAATGGTAACGAGGCGAAGTCTTTGAATCAATTTACCTCGAATGTTAAAGATTGGAACAAAAATTTCTACGGCCATATTGGTACTTGAAAACGAAGTCTTTTGCTGGAGTTGTCTCGGGTTCAAAAGGCTCAAGAATAGTAGAATTCTAATGATCTAAAATAGTTAGAGGTGATAGTCAGGGAAGAGTTGGAAAGTGTTTTATATCATAAGGAGCTACTTTG
This genomic stretch from Gossypium raimondii isolate GPD5lz chromosome 6, ASM2569854v1, whole genome shotgun sequence harbors:
- the LOC105774206 gene encoding uncharacterized protein LOC105774206 isoform X1, which encodes MHRPSKLIFSFVSPGVDATIVLLCLQLLIFFPFYWLLTVMTDNRDSDTLTLVGNSFGRLPDHLLIEIFIRLPVSEWAQISCVKKQWASLFLGECLWQAALMRTFPSASQAKRWPGPIPQGLSKRRFAALYVGKHIFALDNDIDEIVGHTYLFLKEQLELSNMPPPSGILHGTIIDQFITCGKSRDVAHELASQIWLAVLDNLEENQHTFLLLKRLALEGDVFLPFPYSRSIKVQWRVFEKLFTDFRNCFDQADYYDVLAIAKNKFQPIPSAWFKVQRCTSNSL
- the LOC105774206 gene encoding uncharacterized protein LOC105774206 isoform X2, producing the protein MHRPSKLIFSFVSPGVDATIVLLCLQLLIFFPFYWLLLPVSEWAQISCVKKQWASLFLGECLWQAALMRTFPSASQAKRWPGPIPQGLSKRRFAALYVGKHIFALDNDIDEIVGHTYLFLKEQLELSNMPPPSGILHGTIIDQFITCGKSRDVAHELASQIWLAVLDNLEENQHTFLLLKRLALEGDVFLPFPYSRSIKVQWRVFEKLFTDFRNCFDQADYYDVLAIAKNKFQPIPSAWFKVQRCTSNSL
- the LOC105774206 gene encoding uncharacterized protein LOC105774206 isoform X3 translates to MTDNRDSDTLTLVGNSFGRLPDHLLIEIFIRLPVSEWAQISCVKKQWASLFLGECLWQAALMRTFPSASQAKRWPGPIPQGLSKRRFAALYVGKHIFALDNDIDEIVGHTYLFLKEQLELSNMPPPSGILHGTIIDQFITCGKSRDVAHELASQIWLAVLDNLEENQHTFLLLKRLALEGDVFLPFPYSRSIKVQWRVFEKLFTDFRNCFDQADYYDVLAIAKNKFQPIPSAWFKVQRCTSNSL